The Vitis vinifera cultivar Pinot Noir 40024 chromosome 12, ASM3070453v1 genome has a segment encoding these proteins:
- the LOC132254724 gene encoding BRASSINOSTEROID INSENSITIVE 1-associated receptor kinase 1-like, with translation MCHNPSEVVVADFGLAKLVDYRDTHVTTAVHGTLGHIAPEYLFTGRSLEKTDVYGYGIMLLELITGQRAFDLARLASNENVMLTSSDAFS, from the exons aTGTG TCATAACCCCAGCGAAGTAGTGGTTGCAGATTTTGGGCTGGCTAAACTCGTGGACTACAGGGATACTCATGTTACCACGGCTGTACATGGAACACTTGGGCATATTGCCCCAGAGTACCTCTTCACTGGAAGGTCTTTGGAGAAGACTGATGTTTACGGATATGGGATCATGCTTCTTGAGCTCATCACTGGGCAGAGGGCTTTTGATCTTGCCCGTTTGGCCAGCAATGAGAATGTTATGTTGACTTCAAGCGATGCATTTTCTTAA